In Acidovorax sp. GBBC 1281, a single window of DNA contains:
- the glgX gene encoding glycogen debranching protein GlgX: protein MKPDLMNTPSAPVASRHKKVRYTVEPGRHWPQGATASRHGVNFAVYAPSAEKVEICLFSEDDQETARITLPCMSRDTWHGLVKGLKVGQKYGLRVHGPYEPGNGHRFNPAKLLLDPYALALDRPVLGHAEQFGYELDQEEEDLQPSTVDNGAVAPKCRVVKSRFDWGDDAPPRVSAKDTVFYEVHVKGFTQTMPGVPEPLRGTYAGLASDAAIAHLRELGITSVELLPVQAFLDDKRLVDNDLTNYWGYNTVAFFAPEPRYSASKSDGGVDEFKAMVKALHAAGLEVILDVVYNHTGEGNHLGPTISFKGIDNAAYYRLSPEDARYYVDYTGTGNTVDTTSPAALRLVLDSLRYWVTEMHVDGFRFDLACALGRDPTGAFTHRAAFFAAVAQDPVLSGVKLIAEPWDLGPDGYQVGGFPVGWMEWNGRYRDAVRDYWRNADSSLPSFAACLCGSADMLAARKRPPVDSVNIVTVHDGFSLADLVSYNEKHNDANKEDNRDGENHNRSWNCCAEGPSDDPAIQALRARQMRNFIATLFVSHGTPLLLGGDEMARTQHGNNNGYCQDSALSWYDWNQATSEAELMGFTRALLALRHALPVLRPAVHPAGTTGHPACVALNWHSVWGLAMTQEEWEDPQVRCVAALMEGHGDSESVMLLFNATPADAVFTLPQDEHGRVWTVRVDTRTAAVPPADATDIPAGGQWTLQPHSMAVLTTPSRADLS, encoded by the coding sequence ATGAAACCCGACCTGATGAATACGCCTTCCGCTCCCGTTGCATCCCGCCACAAGAAAGTCCGTTATACCGTGGAGCCGGGCCGCCACTGGCCGCAGGGGGCCACGGCGAGCCGGCACGGCGTGAACTTCGCCGTCTATGCGCCATCGGCCGAAAAGGTGGAGATCTGCCTGTTCTCCGAGGACGATCAGGAAACGGCGCGCATCACGCTGCCCTGCATGAGCCGGGACACGTGGCACGGATTGGTGAAGGGGTTGAAGGTCGGTCAGAAGTACGGACTGCGGGTGCACGGCCCCTACGAGCCTGGCAACGGACATCGCTTCAACCCCGCGAAACTGTTGCTGGACCCGTACGCGCTCGCCCTCGATCGGCCGGTGCTCGGCCATGCGGAGCAATTCGGCTACGAACTGGATCAGGAAGAAGAAGACCTGCAGCCCAGCACCGTGGACAACGGTGCGGTGGCGCCCAAATGCCGCGTCGTCAAATCGCGTTTCGACTGGGGTGACGATGCGCCACCCCGCGTTTCTGCCAAAGACACCGTGTTCTACGAAGTGCATGTGAAGGGCTTTACCCAGACCATGCCCGGCGTGCCCGAGCCCCTGCGAGGCACGTATGCCGGACTGGCCAGCGATGCCGCCATTGCCCACCTGCGCGAGCTGGGAATCACCAGCGTGGAGCTGTTGCCTGTCCAGGCATTTCTGGACGACAAGCGGCTGGTGGACAACGACCTCACCAACTACTGGGGCTACAACACCGTTGCGTTCTTCGCGCCGGAGCCACGCTACAGCGCCTCCAAGTCAGACGGCGGCGTGGACGAATTCAAGGCCATGGTGAAGGCGCTACACGCTGCTGGGCTGGAGGTGATTTTGGACGTGGTCTACAACCACACGGGAGAAGGCAATCACTTGGGGCCCACCATCAGCTTCAAGGGCATCGACAACGCGGCCTATTACCGGCTGTCTCCGGAAGACGCGCGCTACTACGTGGACTACACCGGCACCGGCAACACGGTGGATACCACCAGCCCGGCCGCGTTGCGCCTGGTGCTCGACAGCCTGCGCTACTGGGTGACGGAAATGCACGTGGATGGTTTCCGCTTCGACCTGGCCTGTGCACTGGGCCGTGACCCCACCGGCGCTTTCACGCACCGTGCCGCCTTTTTCGCAGCCGTGGCGCAAGACCCCGTGCTGTCGGGTGTCAAGCTCATTGCCGAGCCGTGGGACCTGGGCCCGGACGGCTACCAGGTGGGCGGATTCCCGGTGGGATGGATGGAATGGAATGGCCGCTACCGCGACGCCGTGCGCGATTATTGGCGCAACGCCGACAGCAGCCTGCCCTCGTTCGCCGCCTGCCTTTGCGGTAGCGCCGACATGCTCGCCGCGCGCAAGCGACCGCCGGTGGACAGCGTGAACATCGTGACGGTGCATGACGGCTTCAGTCTGGCCGACCTGGTGAGCTACAACGAGAAGCACAACGACGCGAACAAGGAAGACAACCGCGACGGTGAAAACCACAACCGCAGTTGGAACTGCTGTGCCGAAGGCCCGTCGGACGATCCCGCAATCCAGGCCCTGCGCGCGCGCCAGATGCGCAATTTCATCGCCACTCTGTTCGTCTCGCACGGCACGCCCTTGCTGTTGGGCGGCGACGAGATGGCCCGCACCCAGCACGGCAACAACAACGGCTACTGCCAGGACAGCGCCCTGTCCTGGTACGACTGGAATCAGGCTACGAGCGAGGCGGAGCTGATGGGATTCACCCGGGCCCTGCTGGCACTACGGCATGCATTGCCTGTGTTGCGTCCTGCCGTGCATCCGGCAGGCACCACCGGACACCCTGCTTGCGTGGCCCTGAACTGGCACAGCGTCTGGGGCCTGGCGATGACCCAGGAGGAATGGGAAGATCCCCAGGTGCGCTGCGTAGCAGCGCTGATGGAGGGCCACGGCGACAGCGAGTCGGTTATGTTGCTGTTCAATGCGACCCCTGCCGATGCGGTCTTCACCCTGCCTCAGGACGAGCATGGCCGCGTCTGGACCGTGCGAGTGGACACCCGCACCGCTGCCGTGCCACCAGCCGACGCGACAGACATCCCTGCGGGCGGGCAGTGGACGCTGCAACCGCATTCCATGGCCGTTCTGACCACACCCTCACGCGCCGACCTGTCATGA